From the genome of Actinacidiphila yeochonensis CN732, one region includes:
- a CDS encoding rodlin produces MRTRTLLAACGLAAAVLAGTTGVAAARGPVDANGNGSVESIGNTKTSGVDSPQIGLVQGSLNKPCVAVPIKADVGSLIGLIPITVQDVNVLNSSQNQQCTQNSSQTQGDGPLSHILSDDAVASGNGTGNGAGHGHR; encoded by the coding sequence ATGCGCACGCGTACCCTCCTCGCCGCCTGCGGGCTGGCCGCGGCCGTCCTGGCCGGCACCACCGGTGTCGCGGCAGCCCGCGGCCCGGTCGACGCGAACGGCAACGGGTCCGTCGAGTCCATCGGCAACACCAAGACCAGCGGCGTCGACAGCCCGCAGATCGGCCTGGTCCAGGGCTCGCTCAACAAGCCCTGCGTGGCCGTGCCGATCAAGGCCGACGTCGGCTCGCTGATCGGCCTGATCCCGATCACCGTCCAGGACGTCAACGTGCTGAACTCCTCGCAGAACCAGCAGTGCACGCAGAACTCCAGCCAGACCCAGGGCGACGGTCCGCTGTCGCACATCCTGTCCGACGACGCGGTGGCGTCCGGCAACGGAACGGGCAACGGCGCGGGCCACGGCCACCGCTGA
- a CDS encoding rod shape-determining protein — MIPLTPSLDQLRRCTIAVDIGASRTRVYLRHSGLVVDEPSVAAVDVRTGALIAVGKRAETMAGRTPDHIRVARPVAGGAVVDIEMAQRMLRHVLGDKLGRRWLRLSVLRGSPVLRAAVCMPHGSEPIARRAAVETLYGIGARRVELADTLISAAVGCGLPVEFPEATMIVVCGAGTTQVAVLSLGSIVAAETVPVGGETIDRAVVEYLRSRHELMLPSQAVRPLHQVLGASGAGRTATTQVVGRDVASGLARSVTVRTDDVREAMRTPLNAVMDAITSVLRQCAPDLVADLADRGIMLAGGSAHLPGLDGMLRDATGIPVHVAPNPDTVAVRGLGAMIEGKVSPMTLTPLGV; from the coding sequence GTGATCCCGCTCACCCCCTCCCTCGACCAGCTGCGCCGCTGCACCATCGCGGTCGACATCGGTGCCTCCCGCACCCGCGTCTACCTGCGCCACTCCGGCCTGGTGGTGGACGAGCCGAGCGTGGCGGCGGTGGACGTCCGCACCGGCGCGCTGATCGCCGTCGGCAAGCGGGCCGAGACGATGGCCGGCCGCACCCCCGACCACATCCGGGTGGCCCGGCCGGTGGCCGGCGGCGCCGTCGTCGACATCGAGATGGCCCAGCGGATGCTGCGGCACGTGCTCGGCGACAAGCTCGGGCGCCGCTGGCTGCGGCTGTCGGTGCTGCGCGGCTCCCCGGTGCTGCGCGCGGCCGTGTGCATGCCGCACGGCAGCGAGCCGATCGCCCGCCGCGCCGCGGTGGAGACCCTGTACGGGATCGGTGCCCGCAGGGTGGAACTGGCGGACACGCTGATCTCGGCCGCGGTCGGCTGCGGGCTGCCCGTCGAGTTCCCCGAGGCGACCATGATCGTGGTCTGCGGGGCCGGCACCACGCAGGTGGCGGTGCTCTCGCTCGGCTCGATCGTCGCGGCGGAGACGGTCCCGGTGGGCGGCGAGACCATCGACCGCGCGGTGGTGGAGTACCTGCGCAGCCGGCACGAGCTGATGCTCCCCAGCCAGGCGGTACGGCCGCTGCACCAGGTGCTGGGCGCCTCCGGGGCCGGCCGCACGGCGACCACGCAGGTGGTCGGACGGGACGTGGCCAGCGGCCTGGCCCGCTCGGTGACGGTGCGCACGGACGACGTGCGCGAGGCGATGCGGACGCCGCTGAACGCGGTGATGGACGCGATCACCTCGGTCCTGCGGCAGTGCGCGCCCGACCTGGTGGCCGACCTCGCCGACCGCGGCATCATGCTGGCCGGCGGCAGCGCGCACCTGCCCGGACTGGACGGGATGCTCCGCGATGCCACCGGCATCCCGGTCCACGTCGCGCCCAATCCGGACACGGTGGCCGTGCGCGGCCTCGGCGCGATGATCGAGGGCAAGGTCAGCCCCATGACCCTGACCCCGCTGGGGGTGTGA
- a CDS encoding DedA family protein, translated as MPLPVSELALNPLDASSLLSAFGAPGIAVVLFAETGLLVGFFLPGDSLLFTAGLLCSAGTSRSLHLSLWQVLVASVVGALVGSQTGYLLGRRGGPALLARSRSRRLREGADRAAELLDRYGHAKAVVLARFVPVVRTVLNPLAGALGVPARTFTLWSCAGGAVWAAGLVLAGYGLGSSVPNVDTYLLPVVALIVVVSLTPLAVELLRARRRAATAGPEPSGATRSDARDTWDTWDTRGETEGGRG; from the coding sequence ATGCCCCTGCCCGTATCCGAGCTGGCCCTCAACCCGCTCGACGCCTCCTCGCTGCTGTCCGCCTTCGGAGCGCCCGGCATCGCGGTGGTGCTCTTCGCCGAAACCGGCCTGCTGGTCGGCTTCTTCCTGCCCGGGGACTCGCTCCTCTTCACCGCCGGACTGCTGTGCTCGGCGGGGACCTCGCGGTCGCTCCACCTGTCCCTGTGGCAGGTTCTCGTCGCCTCCGTCGTCGGCGCGCTGGTCGGCTCCCAGACGGGTTACCTGCTGGGCCGCCGCGGCGGTCCCGCGCTGCTGGCCAGGTCCCGATCCCGGCGGTTGCGCGAGGGCGCGGACCGGGCCGCCGAGCTGCTGGACCGCTACGGGCACGCCAAGGCGGTCGTCCTCGCCCGCTTCGTGCCCGTGGTCCGCACCGTGCTCAACCCGCTGGCGGGCGCGCTGGGGGTGCCCGCCCGGACCTTCACGCTGTGGAGCTGCGCCGGCGGCGCGGTCTGGGCGGCGGGGCTGGTGCTCGCCGGCTACGGACTCGGCTCCTCGGTGCCGAACGTCGACACGTACCTGCTGCCCGTGGTCGCGCTCATCGTCGTGGTGTCGCTCACACCGCTCGCCGTCGAGCTGCTGCGGGCCCGGCGCCGGGCCGCCACCGCCGGGCCGGAGCCGTCCGGCGCCACCAGGAGCGACGCCAGGGACACCTGGGACACCTGGGACACCAGGGGGGAAACGGAAGGAGGCCGGGGATGA
- the hutH gene encoding histidine ammonia-lyase produces the protein MSIVVNVGPLSADDVVSVARHGAQVVLAPEAVAEIERSRAVIEALADDAQPHYGVSTGFGALATRHIPTELRAQLQRSLIRSHAAGSGPEVEREVVRALMLLRLSTLATGRTGVRPEVARTYAAVLNAGITPVVREYGSLGCSGDLAPLAHCALAVMGEGEVRDADGEPRPAGEALRAAGITPVTLSEKEGLALINGTDGMLGMLLLACHDLRLLLRTADIAAAMSVEALLGTDAVFAADLQALRPHPGQADSAANLRALLAGSAIMASHRGPECTRVQDAYSLRCAPQVHGAARDTLAHAELVASRELAAAVDNPVVTPDGRVESNGNFHGAPVAYVLDFLAVAVADAASIAERRTDRFLDVSRNHGLNAFLADDPGVDSGHMIAQYTQAAIVSELKRLAVPASVDSIPSSAMQEDHVSMGWAAARKLRRALDGLTRVVAVEVLTAARALDLRAPLEPAPATAAVRDGLRRDVPGPGTDRYLAPEIEAAVGYVASGRALAAAQTVTGPLA, from the coding sequence ATGAGCATTGTTGTGAACGTCGGCCCGCTCTCCGCCGACGATGTCGTCTCCGTCGCCCGCCACGGCGCCCAGGTGGTTCTCGCGCCCGAGGCGGTGGCCGAGATCGAGCGCAGTCGCGCCGTCATCGAGGCGCTGGCCGACGACGCCCAGCCGCACTACGGCGTCTCCACCGGCTTCGGCGCGCTGGCCACCCGGCACATCCCGACCGAGCTGCGCGCCCAGCTCCAGCGCAGCCTGATCCGCTCGCACGCCGCCGGCTCCGGCCCCGAGGTCGAACGCGAGGTGGTCCGGGCGCTGATGCTGCTGCGGCTGTCCACCCTGGCCACCGGCCGCACCGGGGTCCGCCCCGAGGTGGCCCGGACCTACGCGGCGGTGCTCAACGCGGGCATCACCCCGGTGGTGCGCGAGTACGGCTCGCTCGGCTGCTCCGGCGACCTGGCGCCGCTGGCCCACTGCGCCCTCGCCGTCATGGGGGAGGGCGAGGTCCGGGACGCCGACGGCGAGCCGCGCCCGGCCGGCGAGGCCCTGCGGGCCGCGGGCATCACCCCGGTCACCCTCTCCGAGAAGGAGGGCCTGGCCCTCATCAACGGCACCGACGGCATGCTCGGCATGCTGCTGCTGGCCTGCCACGACCTGCGGCTGCTGCTGCGCACCGCCGACATCGCCGCCGCCATGAGCGTCGAGGCGCTGCTCGGCACCGACGCCGTCTTCGCCGCCGACCTCCAGGCCCTCCGGCCGCACCCGGGCCAGGCCGACAGCGCGGCCAACCTGCGCGCGCTGCTCGCCGGGTCCGCGATCATGGCCAGCCACCGGGGCCCGGAGTGCACCCGGGTGCAGGACGCCTACTCGCTGCGCTGCGCGCCGCAGGTGCACGGCGCCGCCCGCGACACCCTGGCGCACGCCGAACTCGTCGCCTCCCGCGAGCTCGCGGCGGCCGTCGACAACCCCGTCGTCACCCCCGACGGCCGGGTGGAGAGCAACGGCAACTTCCACGGCGCGCCCGTCGCCTACGTCCTGGACTTCCTGGCCGTCGCGGTCGCCGACGCCGCCTCCATCGCCGAGCGCCGCACCGACCGGTTCCTGGACGTGTCCCGCAACCACGGCCTCAACGCCTTCCTCGCCGACGACCCCGGCGTGGACTCCGGCCACATGATCGCCCAGTACACGCAGGCCGCGATCGTCTCCGAACTGAAGCGGCTGGCCGTGCCCGCCTCGGTCGACTCCATCCCCTCCAGCGCCATGCAGGAGGACCACGTCTCCATGGGCTGGGCGGCGGCCCGCAAGCTGCGCCGGGCACTGGACGGGCTGACCCGCGTCGTCGCCGTCGAGGTGCTCACCGCCGCCCGCGCGCTGGACCTGCGGGCGCCGCTGGAGCCGGCACCGGCCACCGCCGCCGTCCGCGACGGGCTGCGGCGCGACGTGCCGGGGCCCGGCACCGACCGCTACCTCGCCCCCGAGATCGAGGCGGCGGTCGGGTACGTGGCCTCCGGCCGGGCGCTGGCCGCAGCGCAGACCGTGACCGGACCGCTGGCCTGA
- a CDS encoding phosphatase PAP2 family protein: MSALHGSGIDAGAYRWVVRAAQHTPGPVDHAVRLFSDYGIGLFAALMLLAWWRARSADGRTMAGALATPLVVVAAFLANDVVKSVFTEVRPCRALHVTGTVEACPGATDWSFPSNHAAIAAAAAVALLLADRRLGQIAVPLALLLGASRVWIGVHYPHDVLAGLAVGALAAWLLGLAARRAAPVVDRLRSGPLRPVLAAP; the protein is encoded by the coding sequence ATGAGCGCACTGCACGGCTCCGGAATCGACGCCGGCGCGTACCGCTGGGTGGTGCGCGCCGCCCAGCACACCCCCGGCCCGGTGGACCACGCGGTCCGCCTGTTCAGCGACTACGGGATCGGACTGTTCGCCGCGCTGATGCTGCTGGCCTGGTGGCGGGCGCGGTCGGCGGACGGCCGCACGATGGCCGGGGCGCTGGCGACGCCGCTGGTCGTGGTGGCCGCGTTCCTGGCGAACGACGTGGTGAAGTCGGTGTTCACCGAGGTGCGGCCGTGCCGGGCGCTGCACGTCACGGGGACGGTGGAGGCGTGCCCGGGGGCGACCGACTGGTCCTTCCCGAGCAACCACGCGGCCATCGCGGCCGCCGCGGCGGTGGCCCTGCTGCTGGCCGACCGCCGGCTCGGGCAGATCGCCGTCCCGCTCGCGCTGCTCCTGGGCGCGTCCCGGGTGTGGATCGGCGTCCACTACCCGCACGACGTGCTCGCCGGCCTCGCGGTGGGCGCGCTGGCCGCCTGGCTGCTGGGCCTCGCCGCCCGCCGGGCCGCCCCGGTGGTGGACCGGCTGCGGTCCGGCCCGCTGCGGCCGGTGCTGGCCGCGCCCTGA
- the hutI gene encoding imidazolonepropionase, whose amino-acid sequence MSRPHPSGGGPKPPGGAVPPTGATLITNIGSLVTNDPASGEGPLGLLREAAVVLDGERVAWVGPAGAAPAADSRVDADGRAVVPGFVDSHSHLVFAGDRAEEFNARMSGRAYSAGGIRSTVAATRAATDAELRATVERHLAEMLRQGTTTVETKTGYGLTVGDEARAARIAAAHTDEVTFLGAHVVPPEYADDPAGYVDLVTGPMLDACAPHARWVDVFCEEGAFDGDQARAVLTAGAARGLVPRVHANQLGHGPGVRLAVELGAASADHCTHLTDADVDALAQGGTVATLLPGAEFSTRAPWPDARRLLDAGATVALSTDCNPGSSYTSSMPFCLALAVRDMGMTPDEALWSATAGGARALRREDVGRLAPGARADLVLLDAPSHVHLAYRPGVPLVEAVWRAGSRRAARRG is encoded by the coding sequence ATGTCACGCCCTCACCCCAGCGGCGGAGGCCCGAAGCCACCGGGCGGCGCCGTGCCGCCCACCGGGGCCACGCTGATCACGAACATCGGCTCTTTGGTGACCAACGATCCGGCCTCGGGCGAGGGTCCGCTCGGCCTGCTGCGGGAGGCCGCCGTCGTCCTGGACGGCGAACGGGTCGCCTGGGTGGGCCCGGCCGGGGCGGCCCCCGCCGCCGACAGCCGCGTCGACGCGGACGGGCGGGCCGTCGTCCCCGGGTTCGTCGACTCCCACTCCCACCTGGTCTTCGCGGGCGACCGCGCCGAGGAGTTCAACGCCCGCATGTCGGGCCGCGCCTACAGCGCCGGCGGCATCCGCTCCACCGTGGCCGCCACCCGCGCGGCCACCGACGCCGAACTGCGCGCCACCGTCGAACGGCACCTGGCCGAGATGCTGCGCCAGGGCACCACCACCGTGGAGACCAAGACCGGCTACGGCCTGACGGTGGGCGACGAGGCCCGCGCCGCGCGGATCGCCGCCGCCCACACCGACGAGGTGACTTTCCTCGGCGCCCACGTCGTCCCCCCGGAGTACGCGGACGACCCGGCCGGGTACGTGGACCTCGTCACCGGTCCGATGCTCGACGCCTGCGCCCCGCACGCCCGCTGGGTCGACGTCTTCTGCGAGGAGGGTGCCTTCGACGGCGACCAGGCCCGGGCCGTCCTCACCGCCGGCGCCGCGCGCGGCCTGGTCCCCCGGGTGCACGCCAACCAGCTCGGCCACGGCCCCGGGGTGCGGCTCGCGGTGGAGCTCGGCGCCGCCTCGGCCGACCACTGCACGCACCTCACCGACGCGGACGTCGACGCCCTCGCCCAGGGCGGCACCGTGGCCACGCTGCTGCCGGGCGCCGAGTTCTCCACCCGCGCCCCCTGGCCCGACGCCCGCCGGCTGCTCGACGCCGGGGCGACGGTCGCGCTCTCCACCGACTGCAACCCGGGCTCGTCCTACACCAGCTCCATGCCGTTCTGCCTCGCCCTCGCCGTGCGGGACATGGGCATGACCCCCGACGAGGCGCTGTGGTCGGCGACCGCCGGCGGGGCCCGGGCGCTGCGCCGCGAGGACGTCGGCCGCCTCGCCCCCGGTGCCCGCGCCGACCTCGTCCTGCTCGACGCGCCCTCGCACGTCCACCTCGCCTACCGCCCCGGAGTGCCGCTGGTCGAAGCCGTCTGGCGGGCCGGTTCGCGCCGCGCGGCGCGCCGCGGCTGA
- a CDS encoding M56 family metallopeptidase, protein MAALGHLVLPLVGDEVTVPAACVAAVLLTVVAVALARAVRRHVLLAARTRRAVDEAGAPAGDLTVLADDAPDAYALPGRPGRIVVTAGLLRALDPQEREALLAHERAHLAGRHHLFLTVLALACACHPALRTLRAPLSYALERSADEAAATAVGSRRLAARAIGRAALAARPAPRPYLGLSATAGPVPRRVAALLSPVPAPRVTTAARAPRLLATLLAAALVLSAASALDAATDLHGSIEIAQAGR, encoded by the coding sequence GTGGCGGCGCTCGGCCACCTCGTGCTGCCCCTGGTCGGCGACGAGGTGACCGTGCCGGCCGCCTGCGTCGCCGCGGTGCTGCTCACGGTGGTGGCCGTCGCGCTGGCCCGGGCGGTACGGCGGCACGTGCTGCTCGCCGCACGGACCCGGCGGGCCGTCGACGAGGCGGGCGCGCCCGCCGGCGACCTCACCGTCCTGGCCGACGACGCGCCCGACGCGTACGCCCTGCCCGGCCGCCCGGGCCGGATCGTGGTGACAGCGGGGCTGCTGCGGGCGCTCGACCCGCAGGAGCGGGAGGCGCTGCTCGCCCACGAACGGGCCCACCTGGCCGGCCGCCACCACCTCTTCCTCACCGTGCTGGCGCTGGCCTGCGCCTGCCACCCGGCCCTCCGCACGCTGCGGGCGCCGCTGTCCTACGCGCTGGAACGCTCTGCCGACGAGGCCGCCGCCACGGCGGTGGGCTCCCGCCGGCTGGCCGCCCGCGCGATCGGCCGCGCCGCCCTGGCCGCCCGACCCGCGCCCCGGCCCTACCTGGGCCTCTCCGCCACGGCCGGCCCCGTACCCCGCCGGGTGGCCGCCCTGCTGTCCCCCGTCCCCGCGCCCCGCGTCACCACCGCGGCCCGCGCCCCGCGGCTGCTCGCCACCCTTCTCGCCGCCGCCCTCGTCCTCTCCGCGGCCTCCGCCCTCGACGCGGCCACGGACCTGCACGGCTCCATCGAGATCGCCCAGGCGGGCCGGTAG
- a CDS encoding YbjQ family protein, with amino-acid sequence MGIDEYGGGQPQDAQVLVVTTNDVPGYRVQRVLGEVFGLTVRSRHLGSQIGAGLKSMVGGELRGLTKTLVETRNQAMERLVEQVKARGGNAVLAMRFDVTESGDVGTEVCAYGTAVVVVEE; translated from the coding sequence ATGGGTATCGACGAGTACGGCGGCGGGCAGCCGCAGGACGCGCAGGTGCTGGTGGTCACCACCAACGACGTGCCGGGCTACCGGGTGCAGCGGGTGCTGGGCGAGGTCTTCGGCCTCACGGTGCGCTCGCGCCACCTGGGCAGCCAGATCGGCGCGGGGCTGAAGTCGATGGTCGGCGGCGAGCTCAGGGGGCTCACCAAGACCCTGGTGGAGACCCGCAACCAGGCGATGGAGCGGCTGGTGGAGCAGGTGAAGGCGCGCGGCGGCAACGCGGTGCTCGCCATGCGGTTCGACGTCACCGAGAGCGGCGACGTCGGCACGGAGGTGTGCGCGTACGGGACGGCCGTGGTGGTCGTCGAGGAGTAG
- a CDS encoding IclR family transcriptional regulator, with product MSQVPAAAQVLAVLRYLAAQAGPVPAAAISRDVGLPRSTTYHLLDTLAAEGFVVHLPEERRYGLGVSAFELGSGYSRQAPFQRLARVPLARLVDRTGHNAHLAVLHGREVLYVIEERAPGRAPLVTEVGVRLPAHLTASGRAVLARLSPAHVRALFPDPSAFVLRNGLGPRSLSALRQLLVEVRRRGYATEEGEVTAGFSSVAAAVLDHGAHPVAGVAVTFPGAEADAARRQEIAAEVARTARELSRRIGGVAD from the coding sequence ATGTCCCAGGTTCCCGCCGCAGCCCAGGTGCTGGCCGTGCTGCGGTACCTGGCGGCGCAGGCGGGTCCGGTACCGGCGGCGGCCATCAGCCGGGACGTCGGCCTGCCCCGCTCGACGACGTACCACCTGCTGGACACACTCGCGGCCGAGGGCTTCGTCGTCCACCTGCCGGAGGAGCGCCGCTACGGGCTGGGGGTCAGCGCGTTCGAGCTGGGCTCCGGCTACAGCCGGCAGGCGCCGTTCCAGCGCCTGGCCCGGGTCCCGCTGGCCAGGCTGGTGGACCGGACCGGCCACAACGCCCATCTGGCGGTGCTGCACGGCCGCGAGGTGCTGTACGTGATCGAGGAGCGGGCGCCGGGCCGGGCGCCGCTGGTCACCGAGGTCGGCGTCCGGCTGCCGGCCCATCTGACGGCCAGCGGCCGGGCGGTGCTGGCCCGGCTCTCCCCGGCCCACGTGCGGGCGCTGTTCCCCGACCCGTCGGCGTTCGTGCTCCGCAACGGGCTGGGGCCGCGCTCGCTCTCCGCGCTGCGGCAACTCCTGGTGGAGGTGCGGCGGCGCGGGTACGCCACCGAGGAGGGCGAGGTGACGGCCGGCTTCTCGTCGGTGGCCGCCGCCGTCCTCGACCACGGCGCGCACCCGGTGGCCGGGGTCGCCGTCACCTTCCCGGGAGCGGAGGCCGACGCGGCGCGGCGGCAGGAGATCGCCGCGGAGGTGGCCAGGACCGCGCGGGAGCTGAGCCGCCGCATCGGCGGCGTCGCGGACTGA
- a CDS encoding dodecin has protein sequence MSEHTYRVTEIVGTSPEGVDAAVRNGIRRASRTLRGLDWFEITQVRGHIVDGEVAHYQVGLKLGFRLEDSGSH, from the coding sequence ATGAGCGAGCACACCTACCGCGTCACCGAGATCGTCGGCACCTCGCCCGAGGGCGTGGACGCCGCCGTGCGCAACGGCATCCGCCGGGCCTCGCGCACCCTGCGCGGCCTCGACTGGTTCGAGATCACGCAGGTCCGCGGGCACATCGTCGACGGGGAGGTGGCGCACTACCAGGTCGGCCTGAAGCTGGGCTTCCGCCTGGAGGACAGCGGCTCGCACTGA
- a CDS encoding glutamate decarboxylase, whose product MSLHKGTDAEHDLSVNPFFGAADPVGGMESAPPKHRLPDGPMAPAAAYQLVHDELMLDGNSRLNLATFVTTWMEPQAAVLMAECADKNMIDKDEYPRTAELERRCVAILADLWNAPDPSAVVGCSTTGSSEACMLAGMALKRRWAKRTPGYPATARPNLVMGANVQVCWEKFCAFWEVEARLAPMSGDRLHLDAEAAMALVDENTIGVVAILGSTFDGSYEPVAEICAALDDYERRTGTHVPVHVDGASGGMVAPFLDPDVVWDFRLPRVASINTSGHKYGLVYPGVGWALWRDAEALPEELVFRVNYLGGDMPTFALNFSRPGAQVVAQYYSFLRLGRDGYRAVQQSSRDVATGLAARFAELPDFTLITTGDQLPVFAVTTAPDVTAFDVFDVSRRLRERGWLVPAYTFPAERQDLAVLRLVCRNGFSQDLADLLFDDLHALLPELRRQPHPLNRPESVATSFHH is encoded by the coding sequence ATGTCCCTGCACAAAGGCACCGACGCCGAGCACGATCTGTCGGTCAACCCCTTCTTCGGCGCCGCCGACCCGGTCGGCGGCATGGAGTCCGCTCCGCCCAAGCACCGGCTGCCGGACGGGCCGATGGCGCCGGCGGCCGCGTACCAGCTGGTCCACGACGAGCTGATGCTCGACGGCAACTCCCGGCTGAACCTCGCCACCTTCGTCACCACCTGGATGGAGCCGCAGGCGGCGGTCCTGATGGCGGAGTGCGCCGACAAGAACATGATCGACAAGGACGAGTACCCGCGGACCGCCGAGCTGGAGCGGCGCTGCGTGGCGATCCTCGCCGACCTGTGGAACGCGCCCGACCCGTCGGCGGTCGTCGGCTGCTCCACCACGGGCTCCTCCGAGGCGTGCATGCTCGCCGGGATGGCGCTCAAGCGGCGCTGGGCGAAGCGCACCCCGGGGTACCCGGCGACGGCCCGGCCGAACCTGGTGATGGGCGCGAACGTGCAGGTGTGCTGGGAGAAGTTCTGCGCCTTCTGGGAGGTGGAGGCGCGGCTGGCGCCGATGAGCGGGGACCGGCTGCACCTGGACGCCGAGGCCGCGATGGCGCTGGTGGACGAGAACACCATCGGCGTCGTCGCCATCCTCGGCTCCACCTTCGACGGCTCCTACGAACCGGTCGCCGAGATCTGCGCCGCCCTGGACGACTACGAGCGGCGTACCGGCACGCACGTCCCGGTGCACGTGGACGGCGCGTCCGGCGGCATGGTGGCGCCCTTCCTCGACCCGGACGTGGTCTGGGACTTCCGGCTGCCGCGGGTGGCCTCCATCAACACCTCGGGCCACAAGTACGGGCTGGTCTACCCGGGCGTGGGCTGGGCGCTGTGGCGGGACGCGGAGGCGCTGCCGGAGGAGCTGGTCTTCCGGGTCAACTACCTCGGCGGCGACATGCCGACGTTCGCGCTGAACTTCTCCCGGCCGGGCGCGCAGGTCGTCGCGCAGTACTACTCGTTCCTGCGGCTGGGCCGGGACGGCTACCGCGCGGTCCAGCAGAGCAGCCGGGACGTGGCGACGGGGCTGGCCGCGCGCTTCGCCGAGCTGCCGGACTTCACGCTGATCACCACCGGGGACCAGTTGCCGGTCTTCGCCGTCACCACCGCGCCGGACGTCACGGCGTTCGACGTCTTCGACGTCTCCCGGCGGCTGCGCGAACGGGGCTGGCTGGTGCCCGCCTACACCTTCCCGGCCGAGCGGCAGGATCTGGCGGTGCTGCGGCTGGTCTGCCGCAACGGCTTCTCCCAGGACCTGGCCGATCTGCTCTTCGACGACCTGCACGCGCTGCTGCCCGAGCTGCGCCGCCAGCCGCACCCGCTGAACCGGCCCGAGTCCGTGGCGACGTCCTTCCACCACTGA